A window from Toxoplasma gondii ME49 chromosome IX, whole genome shotgun sequence encodes these proteins:
- a CDS encoding hypothetical protein (encoded by transcript TGME49_264950), whose translation MEAASDWEEEEMEETEAANLQEMPERTREEARAFDVFFDQVVHEKRAEGAAFHLGRLKEAGEQLAVIRRRTFSGGEGEDRRRKFQAATLSRLEDQLIQERDRSTQSKRFAFRRKKVEKSLPSTQTAGAGAACATAEATRTKAAPELSRGAETSQLKETGGQREEEGEEDPCGSHTVYVENRKNEVIVFRPGELRGRELILRDLDQCLLVVAEKIPAARVRRLTACLVFFADISSSLWLFGCRKSLFCLQCQQLRVHDSRDVAFLLRIFSSPIIERTTGAVFGPQLLQLRLPPSVAAEGEESSRNTEAAGETSGSRNHEAERRDAAPLWQDVKDFDWIKKQASPHWTTVPLRPPFDFPLAPLTLQSLETEENVNLYAFLCLPLCLSLEQRYRCLWPGAHRFGRDFFGAQRAGVVQC comes from the exons atggaagcagccagcgactgggaagaagaggagatggaagagacagaggcggcgAACCTTCAGGAGATGCCtgagaggacgcgagaggaagcgcgagcCTTCGATGTTTTTTTCGACCAAGTTGTCCACG AGAAGCGCGCGGAAGGCGCCGCGTTTCACCTAGGGCGTTTGAAGGAAGCAGGCGAACAGCTTGCCGTCATTCGTCGGAGAACCTTCTCtggcggcgaaggagaggaccGAAGGCGCAAGTTCCAGGCAGCT actctGTCGCGTCTCGAAGATCAGCTGATTCAGGAGAGAGATCGTTCCACGCAAAGCAAAAGGTTCGCGTTCCGCAGaaagaaagtcgagaaatCCTTGCCTTCTACGCAGACTGCGGGAGctggcgctgcatgcgccacgGCGGAAGCGACGCGAACGAAGGCCGCGCCTGAGTTGTcgcgaggcgcagagacttctcagctgaaggagacgggaggacagcgagaagaagaaggcgaagaagacccTTGCGGCTCCCACACAGTATATGTGGAGAATCGGAAGAACGAAGT AATTGTCTTTCGTCCAGGCGAActcagaggaagagagtTGATTCTTCGGGACTTG GATCAGtgcctcctcgtcgtcgcaGAAAAGATCCCTGCCGCTCGTGTAAGGCGTCTCACCGCCTGCCTCGTCTT TTTCGCCGACATTTCCAGCTCTCTCTGGCTGTTCGGGTGCAGaaagtctctcttctgtctccagtgCCAACAA cTTCGCGTCCATGATAGTCGTGAcgtcgctttccttcttcggaTCTTCTCCTCGCCGATCATTGAGAG aaCCACAGGAGCAGTCTTTGGACCGCAGTTACTCCAGCTTCGCCTGCCCCCCTCAGTTGctgcagaaggagaggaaagctCCCGAAACACAGAGGCAGCGGGTGAGACCAGCGGCTCGCGAAACCATgaagccgagagacgcgaTGCTGCGCCTCTATGGCAGGACGTGAAGGACTTCGATTGGATAAAGAAGCAG GCCTCCCCACACTGGACGACAGTGCCTCTGCGTCCGCCTTTCGACTTTCCACTCGCGCCGTTGACTCTGCAATCGCTGGAAACTGAGGAGA atGTGAATCTATATGCCTTTCTTTGtctacctctctgtctctctctagaGCAACGATATAG ATGTCTCTGGCCCGGAGCGCACCGCTTCGGGCGCGACTTTTTTGGAGCCCAACGCGCCGGTGTGGTTCAGTGTTGA
- a CDS encoding kelch repeat-containing protein (encoded by transcript TGME49_264940), whose translation MSVSKGRKTDERRSQETGDHEGESDRAEGREETGEVTQESGDGAAPDSTRRSTSDLSSSSLADGVAETDAGPERHLTHSFPFALPSSSALSPSSAFAGSFFSSSFSSSFSSSLEPLRRTLGGWRPAWGRSATEPAGRLCVPAGDETPHASEKDSQADVSPGRPQTLSAHPEGTVGALAPAPRKEKREGSEDAAARGGRRPDLARQAGEARGPGEVAKAERRHADEGRNEEGNRVEERKEEERKFEGEKWRETGRFKKYWRLGTRGRSATAPAFVSLRSCENEQEGAARKEKAASSPAGHPVRRLLCGDSESVVGNVDAAKKALFSSQASTRHRANVGGAPRSTGAAREEGKDRSAHPGDVFVSSQVQVSSLSRSGSNKEPSSSLSSASSPSSSPSAASAVSGISSPPSSAAASICAATSGPGREGRQDSSVVPQTGTCVFSGFPLRPETRRAFQGSFLLQALLAPFVQLPASAPLAAGGAVSSVSFCTSRRLKPPLSPSACGPGSQKVLAASAPAQEGDRKLGGSKVQTKPETAEEDREHGREQGGEEAREQDSDQDERTHASESLTRSIAFFKSHDRNLSKPGESPQAPARLPAQETVEKDEPAQPENAGDVANARVSLLLPRVVTQWAIVRTGGRAPSPRCSVASAGWRDSFFFFGGLDAEGLCPPEIVKFTFLSFRAQRHVLLISSAVGDVLDILDEGFRDLLFASETLAGIQAPHRPKRDAGGSRDRRGDREGGGADGAEEAGGEEVDRREGGREKAEVNPDSLADYGDHTEHRGRFVAEKEEGEKINDLDDTTTQWSYSRIIAETEKLRETWRKSRTFNCLQQFRAELANPYLHPPATAQIASEAEFVSLCFFRQEELLSSACLLRVLTRLERLQSQFGLLSGGATPTDVVLEEKLCKSETGASREAPLDAGGLRCGRGESRLAEGGSTEMPCVSEPARPRALVAAPGGSEEEERLEGEEETAMFSDEVAEINDAHSALDRQETGETRNEASEQRRGKIRFGEEVRVRKYDKEDDRRLPPQRPLPSSFGAEVPPLGQCCMGLPGRRVGFWQASFASPSPPPRFASASCSFLSSLFVFGGVTFDSARASFDTAAAAQAPTGVDAGTASSRPRVESERRSSTSATAPSRSSSNVSEHPKPPASALASPACGPKLAALEAVEKEQKLQRGDNESRGETEVTDSKRLNHESRRPSVSWTSSSSASSSSSSSASSLSSMSFFENRGGSACGSGDPASPSGSSFPSSFLSVSSSLSSPSLSPSRSSSSAQSTLRTARPRSLSLPSGGAQVSLGAEAPSLAASKRSEKATEEQFVTLNYLNDLWVFDMQEEIWKPAEETSLSPSSSSSSSSTSSSSSSSSSSSSSSSSSSSLFLVSFGPAASGIESENLAESRLPVDASNAVASPPSELPPVGSLSPSLHASPAAAVETTPSSQGDACGVGDEALGAKAKENNNEVEETEEKAGCGKARPPSRRDCTLSAVSLPGVDGSGRARICLLLYGGIGENNELLNDLWLFDLATRQWTSVSPQWITPPQFWFVSSAFLSPPGHAYHTACVPGLSEAAAQAVLRTSFTLPSSISPSPSSSSSLSSPSPSSPSPSSSSPLRFAGGGDSDGADAERSRREQRALAWSLHFSEPAGAALAAQKAAEITAATIHLGRHSDMSSSFSSSVSALSPTSVSVDGSGASEQDSLPTCETSNWKKPFLQSELVFPEPGEDRGPSSFSPSVAPSFASFASGNRERSSSFEEAAMAAASLVGRVVLIFGGLVPTSPSAASSLSRTDFASDSTRPAESPRQQSSLPPRSTDLFLSRRASLGCGGQKTGGDSEAVSSSSDVFASSAEPDRGSESTRASAAAPSPRRGDSSLSSTVWERLRVDTRESTKTEVTDALFEYYVDSNVWVRCEASGEKPSARMRHSATLLGSYMFVYGGRGADGELCSLTTIFRLHIPSKSWTALALGGVRLPRLELAAGLTLNNCLYVFGGHDGQERVSNGLVAAQLGPNVAPRHKQAGKKKMKKKQSEQRGSSSAGGVFSVFFSRGS comes from the exons ATGTCGGTGtcgaaagggaggaagaccgATGAGAGGAGGTCACAGGAAACTGGCGACCATGAGGGAGAAAGTGATAgggcagaaggaagagaagaaacaggtgAAGTCACGCAAGAGAGCGGGGATGGTGCAGCTCCCGACTCAACAAGAAGGTCGACAAGCGACCTGTCCTCTTCGAGTCTTGCTGACGGTGTCGCAGAGACCGACGCCGGTCCCGAGCGGCATCTGACACACTCTTTTCCCTTTGcgttgccttcttcgtctgctctctctccctcctcggcGTTTGCCGggtccttcttttcttcttccttctcttcttccttctcttcttctctcgagccGCTGCGCCGAACGCTGGGTGGCTGGCGACCGGCTTGGGGGCGCAGCGCGACCGAGCCGGCagggcgtctctgcgttccaGCGGGGGATGAGACGCCGCATGCTTCTGAGAAGGACTCGCAGGCTGACGTCTCTCCCGGACGCCCCCAGACTCTCTCCGCGCATCCTGAAGGGACAGTCGGGGCCCTCGCACCCGCgccgaggaaggagaaacgagaggggagcgaagacgcagcggCCAGAGGAGGTCGGCGGCCAGACCTCGCTCGACAGgccggagaggcgagaggaccGGGAGAAGTAGccaaggcagagaggagacatgccgacgaaggcagaaacgaagagggaaaccgggtcgaagagcgaaaagaagaagagaggaagttcgaaggagagaaatggagagaaaccgGGCGGTTTAAGAAGTATTGGAGACTGGGGACTCGCGGACGGTCTGCCACAGCACctgcgttcgtctctctgcgttcttgtGAGAATGAGCAGGAAGGCgctgcgaggaaagaaaaggcagcCTCGAGTCCTGCAGGACATCCTGTCCGTCGTCTCTTGTGCGGCGACTCCGAAAGCGTGGTGGGAAACGTTGACGCTGCAAAGAAggctctgttttcttcacaGGCGTCGACGCGTCATCGCGCCAATGTTGGCGGTGCACCTCGCTCCACCGGAGCAGCCcgagaggagggaaaagaCAGGAGTGCTCACCCTGGAgatgtcttcgtctcttcgcaAGTCcaggtttcttctctctcccgaaGCGGTTCCAACAAGgaaccttcttcttctctttcgtctgcctcgagtccttcttcctcgccgtccgccgcttccgctgtctccgggatctcttcccctccttcctctgctgctgcgtcCATCTGCGCTGCGACTTCTGGTCCTGGCCGCGAAGGACGACAGGACTCGAGCGTCGTCCCTCAGACGGGGACTTGTGTCTTCTCCGGCTTTCCGCTGAGGCCGGAGACGCGGCGCGCTTTCCAGGGaagtttccttctccaggCTCTGCTGGCTCCCTTCGTCCAGCTACCGGCTTCGGCGCCGCTAGCCGCCGGTGgggctgtctcctccgtctccttctgcacCTCGCGCCGCCTCAAGcctccgctctctccctccgctTGCGGGCCAGGCTCTCAGAAGGTcctcgccgcctctgcgCCGGCGCAGGAAGGAGACCGGAAACTGGGAGGGAGCAAGGTGCAGACGAaaccggagacagcagaagaagacagagagcacgGGCGAGAACAAGgtggcgaagaagcgagagaacaagacagcgATCAAGACGAAAGAACGCATGCGTCTGAATCCCTGACGCGAAGCATAGCGTTCTTCAAGAGTCATGACAGGAATCTCTCCAAACCTGGCGAGAGTCCTCAGGCGCCGGCGCGACTTCCAGCGCAAGAAACAGTCGAAAAGGACGAACCGGCCCAGCCTGAGAACGCCGGGGACGTCGCAAACGCGCGGGTCTCCCTCCTTCTGCCGCGGGTGGTGACCCAGTGGGCGATCGTTCGAACAG GTGGCcgcgcgccttctccgcgGTGCAGCGTCGCCTCAGCGGGGTGGAGagactcttttttcttcttcggcggcTTGGATGCTGAAGGTCTCTGTCCCCCGGAGATCGTCAAAttcacttttctctcgttcc gaGCTCAGCGTCACGTTCTGCTGATCTCCTCAGCCGTCGGCGACGTTCTGGACATTCTCGACGAGGGCTTCAGAGatctcctcttcgcgtcgGAGACGCTTGCGGGGATCCAGGCTCCCCACAGACCGAAGCGCGACGCAGGAGGCAGTAgggacagacgaggagacagggaaggcgGTGGGGCCGATGGCGCTGAGGAGgctggaggcgaggaagtagacagacgagaaggtGGACGGGAGAAGGCCGAGGTGAATCCAGACTCACTTGCAGACTACGGAGACCATACGGAACACCGTGGACGGTTTgtggcagagaaggaggaaggcgagaaaatcAATGACCTCGATGACACAACTACGCAGTGGAGTTACAGCAGGATCAtcgccgagacagagaaactgcGAGAAAcgtggaggaagagcaga ACGTTCAATTGTCTGCAACAGTTTCGCGCGGAGCTGGCGAATCCGTATTTGCATCCGCCGGCGACGGCGCAGATCGCGTCTGAGGCAgagtttgtgtctctttgctttttccggCAAGAAGAGTTGCTGAGttctgcgtgtctcctgCGGGTGCTCACTCGCCTCGAACGGCTCCAGAGTCAGTTTGGCCTGCTCTCTGGCGGCGCGACCCCGACGGACGTCGTTCTCGAGGAGAAGCTCTGCAAGTCAGAAACCGGCGCTTCGCGCGAGGCGCCGCTTGACGCTGGTGGACTTCGCtgcggcagaggagagagccgACTGGCCGAGGGAGGCAGCACCGAGATGCCGTGTGTGTCTGAGCCTGCAAGGCCTCGCGCGCTGGTTGCGGCGCCCGGCGGAAGTGAGGAGGAGGAGCGGctcgaaggcgaggaagagacggcgaTGTTTTCAGACGAAGTTGCCGAGATCAACGATGCGCACAGCGCGCTggacagacaggagacaggagaaacaaggaacGAGGCGAGCGAGCAGCGACGGGGGAAAATTCGCTTCGGGGAAGAAGTTCGCGTCCGAAAATACG aCAAGGAGGACGACAGGCGCCTGCCGCCGCAGAGGCCGCTGCCCTCCTCATTCGGTGCAGAGGTCCCCCCTCTCGGGCAATGCTGCATGGGCCTTCCCGGTCGCC GCGTTGGATTTTGGCAagcttctttcgcgtctccgtcgccacCGCCTCGCTTCGCGAGTGCCTCctgttcctttctttcttctctgttcgttttTGGCGGAGTCACCTTTGACTCGGCTCGCGCGTCGTTCGACACTGCGGCTGCTGCGCAGGCTCCGACGGGCGTCGATGCAGGGACAGCGTCCTCCCGGCCGCGAGTGGAGAGTGAACGCAGGAGTTCGACGTCTGCCACTGCTCCCAGCCGCAGTTCCTCCAACGTTTCGGAGCATCCGAAACCTCCCGCTTCCGCGCTGGCCTCTCCCGCCTGCGGTCCGAAGCTCGCGGCTCTCGAGGCTgtggagaaggagcagaagctCCAGCGGGGAGACAACGAATCtcgaggggagacagaggtgaCAGATTCCAAACGACTCAATCATGAGAGTCGACGTCCCAGTGTTTCCTggacttcttcctcgtcagcttcttcctcctcctcttcttccgcttcttccttgtcctcAATGTCGTTTTTTGAGAATCGTGGAGGCAGTGCATGCGGATCAGGAGACCCCGCGTCGCCTTCAGGCTCGTCTTTTCCATCGTCTTTCTtgtccgtttcctcttctctctcttctccctcgctctcgccttctcgaagTTCCTCGTCGGCGCAGTCCACGCTTCGCACAGCGCGGCCGCGGTCCTTGTCGCTGCCTTCCGGAGGTGCACAGGTCTCTCTTGGGGCCGAGGCTCCTTCTCTAGCTGCGAGTAAAAGGAGTGAAAAGGCGACCGAAGAACAGTTCGTCACTCTGAACTACTTGAATGATTTATGGGTCTTCGACATGCAAGAGGAAATCTGGAAACCAGCTGAAGAAAcgtctctctcaccttcctcttcctcctcgtcttcctccacatcttcctcttcttcgtcgtcttcctcttcttcgtcgtcttcctcttcttcgtcgtctctttttctcgtttcttttggCCCAGCGGCGTCTGGAATTGAGTCGGAGAATCTCGCTGAATCTCGTCTTCCAGTGGACGCGTCAAATGCGGTCGCGTCCCCACCGTCCGAGCTTCCTCCTGTCGGTTCTCTGTCcccgtctctgcatgcatccccCGCCGCGGCCGTGGAGACGACGCCCAGCTCCCAAGGTGACGCCTGTGGAGTCGGAGACGAAGCGCTGGGGGCCAAAGCCAAGGAGAATAACAACgaggtcgaggagacagaggagaaagccgGTTGCGGGAAGGCGAGACCACCaagcagaagagactgcACGCTGAGCGCCGTCAGCCTCCCTGGGGTAGACGGCAGTGGACGAGCGAGGatttgtctcctcctctaCGGGGGAATTGGGGAGAACAACGAACT GTTGAACGACCTATGGCTTTTCGACCTCGCGACTCGGCAGTGGACTTCCGTCAGTCCTCAGTGGATAACTCCACCGCAATTCTggtttgtctcctctgccttcctttcCCCACCGGGTCATGCCTAccacactgcatgcgtccctGGCCTctcagaagcagctgcacaAGCCGTTCTCCGTACTTCCTTCACCCTCCCTTCCTCtatctctccttctccctcttcgtcttcctctctttcttctccttctccatcttcgccttctccatcttcttcttctcctctgcgtttcgctggaggaggagacagcgacggagCAGATGCAGAGCGCAGTCGCCGAGAGCAGAGAGCCCTGGCCTGGAGTCTGCACTTCTCAGAGCCGGCTGGCGCCGCGCTCGCTGCCCAAAAGGCCGCAGAAATCACGGCAGCTACCATCCACCTTGGGAGACACTCTGacatgtcttcttcgttttcgtcttctgtaTCTGCGCTCTCTCCGACGTCGGTGTCTGTCGACGGCAGTGGCGCCAGTGAGCAGGACTCGCTCCCGACTTGCGAGACAAGCAACTGGAAGAAACCTTTCTTGCAGAGCGAGCTTGTGTTTCCAGAGCCtggggaagacagaggaccttcctccttttctccgtcgGTCGCGCCGTCTTTCGCTTCATTTGCATCTGGAAATCGAGAGCGATCCAGCTCTTTCGAGGAGGCGGCGATGGCAGCAGCGAGCCTGGTAGGGCGTGTAGTCTTGATATTTGGTGGTTTGGTTCCGACGTCGCCTTCcgctgcgtcctctctctctcgcaccGACTTCGCCTCGGACTCGACGCGCCCCGCAGAGAGTCCTCGGCAACAGTCCTCCCTCCCCCCGCGCTCGACCGACCTCTTCTTGTCGCGTCGGGCGTCGCTGGGATGCGGAGGGCAGAAGACTGGCGGGGACAGCGaagctgtctcttcgtcttctgacGTCTTCGCCAGCAGTGCAGAACCGGACAGAGGGAGTGAGTCGACGAGAGCGTCGGCCGCCGCGCCATcgccgagaagaggagactcaTCCCTCTCGTCGACGGTCTGGGAGCGCCTCAGGGTCGACACTCGCGAatcgacgaagacagaagtGACAGACGCCCTCTTCGAGTACTACGTCGACAGCAACGTGTGGGTGCGCTGCGAGGCTTCCGGAGAAAAGCCTTCTGCCCGCATGCG gcACTCTGCAACTCTCCTCGGTTCCTACATGTTCGTCTATGGAGGCCGCGGCGCCGACGGCGAACTTTGCTCCTTGA cGACCATCTTTCGTCTGCACATCCCATCCAAATCGTGGACGGCGCTGGCACTGGGGGGTGTGCGTTTGCCGCGGCTCGAGCTCGCTGCAGGACTGACTCTGAAT
- a CDS encoding hypothetical protein (encoded by transcript TGME49_264960~Signal peptide predicted by SignalP 2.0 HMM (probability 0.932) with cleavage site probability 0.235 at residue 142), with the protein MQSQRPLMESHRLLSLAAPSPSPRGAFPSDASSISPSLSFSSSLSSSSLSSSSLSSSSLSSSSLSSSSSLSSSLSTDASAFSSLSVNPSWRGFSAVRTNSSSVASSFSSSSLAASFHSLSSRSASLPSSSLPSAFSSSSVSSYERMSHEIWRRIEDVKLLLPCRANGSSEAQDAFLAAAALEEKLVALEKSVADIQKQVSAELAVLPSLPALLASAHAQRRKIQQLHALLFPSAAPFSAFGAKGESGSFAASSERLCTEKPRREEAKRREREKEKAGFGGSSVPQSQMRKERKVFQPDQKDDSKERKGMKEKETVEGEQETEHLAAGGIAGGEERENENEAPQTDVLSSLKEQLQA; encoded by the exons ATGCAGTCTCAGCGTCCCCTCATGGAGTCGCACcggctgctctctcttgcgGCCCCTTCGCCCTCCCCGCGAGGCGCGTTTCCGTCAGACGCTTCTTCAATATCTCCTTCATtatccttctcttcttccctctcttcatcttctctctcgtcgtcttctctctcgtcgtcttctctctcgtcgtcttctctctcgtcgtcttcttctctgtccagTTCTCTTTCGACTGATGCGtccgccttttcttctctctcggtgaATCCTTCCTGGCGGGGATTTTCTGCGGTGAGGACGAATTCCTCCTCGGtcgcttcgtccttctcctcaagctctctcgctgcctccttccattctttgtcttcccggtctgcgtctcttccctcttcgtctctgccgtctgcgttctcttcttcgtctgtctcgtccTATGAGCGCATGAGTCACGAGATCTGGCGAAGAATTGAAGATGTGAagcttctcctcccttgCAG AGCGAACGGGAGTTCGGAGGCTCAAGACGCCTTCTTGGCGGCCGCGGCACTGGAGGAGAAGCTCGTCGCTTTGGAGAAGAGTGTAGCAGATATTCAG aagcaggTCTCTGCGGAGTTAGCTGTGCTGCCTTCGCTGCCGGCGCTGCTCGccagcgcgcatgcacagcgcCGAAAAATCcagcagctgcatgcgctgctgtTTCCCTCTGCGGCGCCGTTTTCCGCCTTCGGCGCGAAAGGCGAGTCCGGGTCCTTCGCGGCCTCCTCGGAGCGTCTCTGCACCGAGAAGcctcgaagagaagaagcgaaacgacgagagcgggagaaggagaaggcaggCTTTGGCGGCTCTTCAGTACCCCAGTCGCAGATGCGGAAGGAACGAAAGGTCTTCCAACCGGACCAGAAGGATGACagcaaggagaggaaagggatgaaggagaaggagacggtcgagggagagcaagagaCGGAGCATCTCGCGGCAGGCGGGATTGCCGGCggggaggaaagggagaacgagaacgaGGCACCGCAGACAgatgttctctcttctctgaaAGAGCAGCTACAAGCGTGA